A single genomic interval of Koleobacter methoxysyntrophicus harbors:
- a CDS encoding winged helix-turn-helix domain-containing protein, which produces MEFKCKFWLEKKGELVFGEGLYTLLVYIDKYGSINQAAIESKMSYRQAWGKIKKAEERLGFKLLDKTIGGETGGGAQLTANARKIMRKYEELEKELNQILKIFNTENNS; this is translated from the coding sequence GTGGAATTTAAATGCAAATTTTGGTTAGAAAAAAAGGGGGAATTGGTTTTCGGGGAAGGTCTGTATACCCTTTTGGTCTATATTGATAAGTACGGTTCGATCAATCAGGCTGCTATAGAATCTAAAATGTCTTATAGACAAGCATGGGGAAAAATAAAAAAAGCCGAGGAAAGGTTGGGGTTTAAACTCCTTGATAAAACTATCGGAGGTGAAACCGGTGGGGGAGCCCAGCTTACTGCCAATGCAAGGAAAATCATGAGAAAGTATGAAGAGTTAGAAAAAGAATTAAACCAGATATTGAAAATATTTAATACGGAAAATAATAGTTAA
- a CDS encoding L,D-transpeptidase family protein, whose protein sequence is MSGANVREMQKQLKRLGFYSGKIDGIYGPETYISVKNFQESYGLESDGIIGLRTLECIFEIYEEASYQPSQAPTGEIAILIDISERKLYILTDGEIYKKYPVAVGKWETPTPIGNWKITQKAIWGKGFGSRWMRINVPWGIYGIHGTNKPWSIGSFASAGCIRMLNKHVEEVYGWVKVGTPVVIVGGPYGTFTSGRKTLVRGDKGSDVLEVQKRLKGLGFYQGNLDGIFGRGMEKAVKYFQESRNLKVDGQVTARVYDELGIILFE, encoded by the coding sequence ATGAGTGGTGCAAATGTAAGAGAAATGCAAAAGCAGCTTAAAAGATTGGGTTTTTATAGTGGTAAGATAGACGGAATATACGGTCCGGAAACCTATATATCTGTTAAAAATTTCCAAGAATCCTATGGGTTGGAATCGGATGGGATAATAGGTTTAAGAACATTAGAATGCATTTTTGAAATATACGAAGAGGCATCCTATCAACCCTCTCAAGCTCCAACGGGAGAAATTGCTATATTAATAGATATTTCTGAAAGAAAGCTTTATATTTTAACCGATGGTGAAATCTATAAAAAATACCCAGTTGCTGTAGGGAAATGGGAGACACCAACCCCTATCGGTAACTGGAAGATAACCCAAAAAGCTATATGGGGTAAGGGATTTGGGAGCCGCTGGATGAGAATAAATGTCCCATGGGGAATTTATGGCATCCATGGAACTAATAAACCCTGGTCCATAGGTAGTTTTGCTTCTGCCGGTTGCATTAGAATGCTCAACAAACATGTAGAAGAGGTATATGGATGGGTTAAGGTCGGAACCCCTGTTGTAATCGTTGGAGGCCCTTATGGCACCTTTACTAGCGGCAGAAAAACCCTGGTTAGGGGTGACAAAGGGTCGGACGTACTGGAAGTTCAAAAACGTCTGAAAGGCTTGGGTTTCTACCAGGGTAATTTAGACGGGATATTCGGCCGCGGAATGGAAAAAGCTGTAAAATATTTTCAGGAGAGCAGGAATTTGAAGGTAGATGGCCAGGTTACAGCTAGGGTATATGATGAACTGGGAATTATCCTCTTTGAATAG
- the ilvB gene encoding biosynthetic-type acetolactate synthase large subunit, with protein sequence MLLSGAEILIKSLLKEGVDTIFGYPGGAVLPIYDVLYKTPEITHIRTCHEQAAAHAADGYARVTGKVGVCLSTSGPGATNLVTGIANAYMDSVPMVAITGQVPLALLGKDSFQEVDITGITLPITKHNFIVKDVKKIRSVVREAFRIASTGRPGPVLIDMPKDIQMNKTEFDESIDYDMPLRKDTNYNFRNHIQIEKAVEFIAKARCPVIYAGGGVVISGGNQELLEFAEKARIPVTTTLMALGTVPSEHPLSLGMLGMHGTAYANYAVSNADLLIAVGARFDDRVVGNVEKFAPKAKIIHIDIDPAEMGKNIEVDIPITGDVKEVLQAINKYLKDCKNDIQREDWINQIENWKKKYPLKYCKNGSLKPQYIIQKVYDVTEGEAIITTEVGQHQMWTAQYYKFKKPRTFVTSGGLGTMGFGFPAAIGAQIGCPNKRVIVIAGDGSFKMNSSEIETIVNYNLPLVVLILNNSTLGMVRQWQDLFYEKRYSYVDFHRGPDFVKLAESYGALGMRIKKPEEVEETIHKALESNKPVIIDCIIDAEEKVFPMVPAGSPIDSMIGV encoded by the coding sequence TTGTTGCTTTCAGGAGCAGAAATTTTAATCAAATCACTGCTAAAGGAGGGTGTAGATACAATATTCGGTTATCCCGGGGGTGCTGTTCTTCCGATTTACGATGTATTATATAAAACCCCCGAAATTACCCATATAAGAACCTGCCATGAACAAGCGGCAGCCCATGCTGCAGACGGATATGCCCGGGTAACGGGTAAAGTTGGGGTTTGTTTGAGCACATCAGGTCCCGGAGCTACTAACCTTGTTACCGGCATTGCTAATGCATATATGGACTCTGTTCCAATGGTTGCAATTACCGGTCAGGTTCCTTTAGCCCTTTTAGGGAAAGATTCCTTTCAGGAGGTTGATATAACAGGTATAACTCTCCCTATTACAAAACATAACTTTATTGTTAAGGATGTAAAGAAAATAAGATCTGTTGTCAGAGAAGCCTTTAGGATTGCATCAACAGGAAGGCCTGGCCCAGTACTTATTGATATGCCTAAAGATATTCAAATGAACAAAACCGAATTCGATGAATCAATAGATTATGATATGCCTTTAAGAAAGGATACTAATTATAACTTCAGGAATCATATTCAGATAGAAAAAGCAGTGGAATTTATTGCAAAAGCCCGATGCCCTGTCATATATGCTGGTGGTGGTGTTGTAATTTCAGGAGGCAACCAGGAATTATTGGAATTTGCTGAAAAAGCCCGGATTCCCGTAACTACAACTTTAATGGCATTGGGGACTGTACCTTCTGAACATCCTTTATCTTTAGGGATGTTAGGGATGCACGGTACCGCATATGCCAATTATGCTGTAAGCAATGCTGATCTCCTTATAGCAGTGGGTGCCAGGTTTGATGATAGGGTTGTGGGTAATGTAGAAAAATTCGCTCCAAAAGCTAAAATAATCCATATTGATATCGACCCTGCTGAAATGGGAAAAAATATAGAGGTAGATATACCGATAACAGGAGATGTGAAAGAAGTTCTTCAAGCTATAAATAAGTATTTGAAGGACTGTAAAAATGACATACAAAGAGAAGATTGGATAAATCAAATAGAGAATTGGAAAAAGAAATACCCTTTAAAATACTGTAAAAATGGTTCTTTAAAACCACAGTATATTATACAAAAAGTTTATGATGTAACCGAAGGGGAAGCCATTATTACGACAGAAGTAGGCCAGCACCAGATGTGGACTGCACAATACTACAAATTCAAAAAACCGAGAACCTTTGTGACTTCAGGGGGTTTAGGCACAATGGGATTTGGATTTCCTGCTGCTATTGGTGCTCAGATAGGGTGTCCGAATAAAAGGGTAATAGTTATAGCAGGGGATGGAAGCTTCAAGATGAACAGCAGTGAAATTGAAACAATTGTGAATTATAACCTACCCCTGGTTGTATTGATCTTGAACAACAGTACTCTCGGAATGGTAAGGCAGTGGCAGGACCTGTTTTACGAAAAGAGGTATTCCTATGTTGATTTTCATAGAGGCCCGGATTTCGTTAAATTGGCAGAAAGTTATGGGGCTTTGGGAATGAGGATTAAGAAACCTGAAGAAGTAGAAGAGACAATTCACAAGGCATTGGAAAGCAACAAACCTGTTATTATAGATTGTATAATTGATGCAGAAGAAAAAGTCTTCCCCATGGTTCCGGCTGGGTCACCTATAGATAGCATGATCGGAGTCTAA
- a CDS encoding lytic transglycosylase domain-containing protein, giving the protein MQNFIFAVVISTSLFFSPSGILSSESPIVTKAEILNEKERVVIAGSRLDIAQKMKEYNPKLTQQQINMIIKSVNRYSKKYGVPEDLIFAIIAAESQYNPKCTGDLDDTGLMQIREKYAYGWTKGMGIEYKGAETLYDIDKNIHIGVYILNFLFKKYNNRLDRVLIAYNWGHGYVDRALEEGKELPREYINLIKKHYFNIYRKKLDVP; this is encoded by the coding sequence TTGCAGAACTTTATATTTGCTGTTGTTATTTCAACATCACTGTTTTTTAGCCCTTCAGGTATCCTGTCCTCTGAAAGCCCTATAGTCACAAAAGCGGAGATTCTCAATGAAAAAGAAAGGGTAGTAATTGCTGGCAGTCGATTAGATATTGCACAGAAAATGAAGGAATATAATCCTAAATTAACTCAGCAGCAAATCAACATGATTATAAAATCAGTTAATAGATATAGTAAAAAATATGGAGTGCCTGAAGATCTGATCTTTGCAATAATTGCTGCTGAAAGTCAGTATAATCCAAAGTGTACAGGGGATCTAGATGATACCGGCCTTATGCAGATTAGGGAGAAATATGCATATGGCTGGACAAAGGGAATGGGTATTGAATATAAAGGAGCAGAAACCCTTTATGATATCGATAAAAATATACATATAGGGGTATATATTCTTAATTTCCTTTTTAAAAAATACAATAATAGGTTAGACAGGGTACTGATAGCCTACAACTGGGGACATGGATATGTAGACAGAGCACTGGAAGAAGGGAAAGAATTACCTAGAGAATACATAAACCTTATTAAAAAACATTATTTTAATATATACAGAAAAAAACTCGATGTTCCTTGA
- the ilvE gene encoding branched-chain-amino-acid transaminase, translating into MSIKVYINGEFVPKEEAKISVFDHGYLYGDGVFEGIRAYNGRVFRLKEHIDRLYDGVKSIMINLSETKEEMKEIILQTLRENNLKDAYIRVVISRGTGDLGLDPRKCPRPTVVVIADKITLYPQEMYENGLKVITATTRRNIPEGVNPQMKSLNYLNNIMAKMEANQAGVLEAIMLNNENYVAECTGDNIFIVKNGKLITPPTYAGILIGITRNAVIELAENMGIPVLEKNFTRHELFTADECFLTGTAAEVIPVVNVDGRLIADGKPGVITKKLIAAFGELVQKEGEPIYK; encoded by the coding sequence ATGAGCATAAAGGTTTATATAAACGGAGAATTTGTCCCTAAAGAGGAAGCCAAGATTTCTGTTTTTGATCACGGTTATCTTTACGGTGACGGAGTTTTTGAAGGAATTAGAGCGTATAACGGTCGAGTATTTAGATTAAAGGAACATATAGACAGGTTATATGATGGCGTAAAAAGCATAATGATCAATTTATCAGAAACGAAAGAAGAAATGAAGGAAATTATCCTGCAAACATTGAGAGAGAATAATCTTAAAGATGCGTATATAAGAGTGGTAATCTCAAGGGGAACGGGGGATCTGGGTCTTGACCCCAGGAAATGCCCGCGACCAACAGTTGTGGTTATAGCAGATAAGATTACCCTATATCCCCAAGAAATGTATGAAAATGGATTGAAGGTTATTACTGCTACTACAAGAAGGAATATTCCTGAAGGGGTAAATCCACAAATGAAATCCCTAAATTACCTGAACAACATAATGGCTAAGATGGAAGCCAATCAGGCAGGGGTATTAGAGGCAATAATGTTAAATAATGAAAATTATGTAGCAGAATGCACCGGTGATAATATATTTATAGTTAAAAACGGTAAACTTATTACCCCGCCAACATATGCGGGAATATTAATAGGAATAACCAGGAATGCAGTTATTGAACTTGCAGAAAATATGGGAATTCCTGTATTAGAGAAGAATTTTACACGTCATGAATTATTTACGGCCGATGAATGTTTCCTAACAGGGACAGCAGCAGAAGTAATCCCCGTTGTAAATGTTGACGGAAGGCTTATTGCCGACGGCAAACCGGGGGTTATAACGAAAAAATTGATAGCTGCTTTCGGGGAACTTGTCCAAAAAGAAGGGGAACCGATTTATAAATAA
- the tyrS gene encoding tyrosine--tRNA ligase, which yields MKNVYDILQERGFIEQVTHEEEIRNLLGKESVTFYIGFDPTADSLHAGHFLQMMAMAHMQRAGHRPIVLIGAGTAMIGDPSGKTEMRKMLTVEEIRRNSEKLKKQFSRLIDFENGRAIMANNVDWLMDLKYIPFLREIGRHFSVNRMLTAECYKGRLEKGLSFLEFNYMIMQSYDFLELYRKYNCKLQMGGNDQWSNIIGGVDLIRRVENASVYGLTFTLLTTSEGKKMGKTETGTIWLDAEKTPPYDFYQYWRNVDDRDVEKCLALLTFLPMEEVKRLAALEGAEINKAKEILAYEITKLVHGEEEAKKADAAAKALFADGTDLNGVPSTEIPGFEFEKGIHILDLLMQVGLASSKSDGRRLIQQGGLYIEDERVNDIDLIIYKKDFHDGQLMLRKGKKVYHLLKLV from the coding sequence ATGAAAAACGTATACGATATCTTACAGGAAAGAGGTTTTATCGAACAGGTAACCCATGAAGAAGAAATAAGGAACCTGCTGGGAAAGGAGTCGGTAACTTTTTATATAGGTTTTGACCCTACTGCCGATAGTTTGCATGCAGGCCATTTTCTGCAGATGATGGCTATGGCCCATATGCAGCGGGCCGGCCACAGACCTATAGTGCTTATCGGTGCGGGAACCGCCATGATAGGAGATCCATCGGGGAAAACCGAAATGCGAAAAATGCTTACGGTTGAAGAAATACGGCGGAACTCCGAAAAACTCAAAAAGCAGTTCTCACGTTTGATTGATTTCGAAAATGGCAGGGCAATTATGGCTAATAATGTGGACTGGTTAATGGACCTCAAATATATCCCTTTCCTAAGGGAAATCGGAAGACATTTCTCTGTAAACAGAATGCTCACAGCTGAGTGTTATAAAGGACGTCTGGAAAAGGGTCTGTCTTTTCTGGAATTCAATTATATGATAATGCAATCCTATGACTTTCTTGAACTTTACAGGAAATATAATTGTAAGCTCCAAATGGGTGGTAATGATCAGTGGTCTAATATAATAGGAGGAGTAGACCTTATAAGAAGGGTAGAGAATGCATCGGTCTACGGTCTTACCTTTACCCTGCTGACTACCAGCGAGGGTAAAAAAATGGGTAAAACTGAAACCGGAACTATATGGCTTGATGCAGAAAAAACCCCACCCTATGATTTCTACCAGTACTGGAGAAATGTTGATGATAGGGATGTAGAAAAATGCCTAGCTTTATTGACATTCCTTCCTATGGAAGAAGTTAAGCGATTGGCAGCCCTTGAGGGAGCAGAAATTAATAAGGCGAAAGAAATACTGGCTTATGAAATAACCAAACTGGTTCATGGAGAAGAAGAGGCAAAGAAAGCCGATGCTGCTGCTAAAGCCCTTTTTGCCGATGGAACAGATCTAAATGGAGTACCATCAACCGAAATACCCGGATTCGAATTTGAAAAAGGGATCCATATTCTTGACCTATTGATGCAGGTGGGTCTTGCATCCTCAAAGAGTGATGGAAGACGATTAATTCAGCAAGGGGGATTATACATTGAAGATGAACGGGTCAATGACATTGACCTGATTATCTATAAGAAGGATTTCCATGATGGTCAACTAATGCTGAGAAAGGGTAAGAAGGTTTACCACCTGCTTAAACTCGTTTAA